The genomic segment gacattttctggtTGAAATACATTAAAGCTAACATTACTAacacagtaaacagctttaccAATCCATCAGTCTGTCAGCTAATTACAGACCAATGATGGGGAAAATTCATCACTTatctaaataaacattttcagTCGTGAAAGTAAATTTCAAGCTTCCATAGAATCAGTTGATATTTCTTCTACTTCATCAATGCTAAATAAACTATATCTACTATACTACCTTATTCACTTCAGCTATCTTTACTGGAAATTGTGGATTTTATAAATTTCTTCATTTACAAGTTAATTTCCACATCTGCTTATTTCTGCATTCACTGGCCAGCTGGTACCACAATACATCAGATGCTGCTTATTTTCAATCACTTCACATAACAAAAAGATCTATCTCAATTTAGTTCTATCCAGTAAGTTATAAGGCTTCCGCTTGTGATGGCTTCACACAACCCATCTCTAACCCCAGTCctgattttatatacatttattattggTGATAGATACTGGTGATATTCATAAAGCAAACCAAATAAGCAATGCGCACAAGTTAAATTTCACAGATTTTCTTGATTCTTAAGGATTCAGGCCAATATATGCATTTTCAAGTTCCAATTTATTgcaaaaattgttcaaatgtGAGAACCTGTACAGGATTTCTGACCAACAGCAAAGGTTGTTAATGTTACTCCCACTGATACTGAGCTTACAACAGGAATTTATTTCTGTCAGTATTCACATAGAATACTGATGTGGGCCTATCATCAATAGACTAAGTATTCTCCAACAGTTCTGTACAAATCATGTATTTCATATGAACGAATTCAAAATGAGAAGAAACAAATGCTTTTTCTTACAGTGGAACACACTGGATGTCTTGTGTTCGAAATCATCAGTTTGAAATGAAAGGAAAAGCTTTAGTTTTACCTCATTATGCATTTATGAAAGATCCATGTTAAATAGAGTATCTGGTACATATAACGGAAAAAGTAGATCTATGTGGAATATCACAATTGCATACACATATTtgtaacataaaataaaactgtccagtaattttgaaatcattacatgtatgtatattaagaagattttcaaaatgttcCTGAAGTGAACAGGTGAAAAATACATTGCCATAGTTATATAAAGATAAGtatacagaaattttaaaacattttcagaGTCCAACACTGTTCGAGCTCTGTATGACTTTGATGCCATCAATGATGATGACCTGTCATTTAAGAAAGGGGATCGACTGGAGGTGGAAGAGTCCAGGTAAGTAAATCTTCAGTCAACCTCTATcgatatttctataaatatcatTCATTGTCAACTTTCTCCTTTAATTGAGTTTAAAATCATATTATCCACAGGAATTATCACTAAAGGTTTGTTGAATATATGAATCAGGAGAACTTTAAGACTTTTTAATCATgattcagggctttttctggggctGTATTGGGCCCAATTTCCAtctgaaatcatttcatatttaagctAACTTCCCAACtgtgtaatatgtttttatatttgtgtcTTACAATTTCGATGTGCCAGCCATGTTTACTTGGTAAGAACAAGcttgtttgtgataaatatatcttaataataACAACAGCAATAATGtgtaattattttacaaatttgaCTGTCTTAAGAAGCTAATAAATGTTTCCATGCCTGTTAAGTGATTGAATGGATGGCCATCTTGGGTGCTAAAGTTTACTTTTATAAATCACAGGTGGTTGATGCATTCCAGTActttttattttagatttaaCTGAGAATTAAACTGTTTGACAaaatttttgtgtatttttatttcacaGTCAAAACTGTGACTGGTGGATGGCACGTCACATGACAACAGGTCAGACAGGATACATCCCTAGTAATTACGTGTGTAAGGATGACAACACCCCACAGGCACAAGAGTAAGTATCACGGTCACCAGGAGTGAGTTCGGGAGTAAGTATCACGGTCACCGGGAGTAAGTATCACGGTCACCGGGAGTGAGTATCACGGTCACCGGGAGTGAGTATCACGGTCACCGGGAGTGAGTATCACGGTCACCGGGAGTGAGTATCACGGTCACCGGGAGTGAGTATCACGGTCACCGGGAGTGAGTACCACGGTCACCGGGAGTAAGTATCAAGGTCACCGGGAGTAAGTATCACGGTCACCAGGAGTAAGTACCACGGTCACCGGGAGTAAGTAACACGGTCACCAGGAGTAAGTATCACGGTCTCCGGGAGTGAGTATCACGGTCACCAGGAGTAAGTATCAAGGTCACCGGGGGTGAGTATCACGGTCACCAGGAGTAAGTACCACGGTCACCGGGAGTAAGTAACACGGTCACCAGGAGTAAATATCACGGTCTCCGGGAGTGAGTATCACGGTCACCAGCAGTAAGTACCACGGTCACCAGGAGTAAGTATCACGGTCACCGGGAGTAAGTATCACGGTCACCGGGAGTGAGTATCACGGTCACCGGGAGTAAGTATCACGATGATGATTACTGATGTCAAAACCAATTTTAACGTTAAATTTACATTAAGTTTTATGAAAAAAGCCTgttattatatatctgtaataattacatcataaaacattttctgTCAATATGGCCATGCCTAATAGTATAATAGTGCCCCTATTTGTTGCATTGTTAGAAATATACCAACAAATGCTATTTCATTGTCTTTTAAAACCTCTTGTCCACAAATTTGTATTATTCacttaaaaaaaatggaattcaaATCTGTAAGAAATATACACTGTCGAAAAACTTTCTAGCAAGAATAAACTGACTTTCTATAATTATGTGTTGTTTCAgagaaatttgatatttcaatagATGTTTTTGTCAATAAGTGAAACAATTACATAACAATTGTATtacattaaaaagaaatttaCCTTGTTCAGATCTGTTGTTTGTACTCCTCATGAGGTGTGtataatgattttgtttgtgATTGACAGTTGGTGGTATAATGTAGACAGGAAGGAGGGAGAGAAGCAACTCATGTTACCGGGCAATGCCACGGGAACCTTCCTCGTCAGAGAGTCAGCAGGTAACTTCTCaacatactgtatacctagTATTTTTtgccccaggttattttcgcccttgagcaacacaaaagatattcgccccattttaaattcgccctaaactacttttaagaaatgtcTTTTCCTCGTTTATAATAGGAAATTCTGTTCAGTATTCTCGATACAGTTGCACTCAGAACACTCGGGATTTATCGAGTTCCCCCATTTTCTGAGAGTGtgttatatgtaatgtattagATTATGGTAAAACCTATATGGTAGCTATATTAATAGAGTTGATTGCTGCTAgttttgatattaaatacaatGTCTCCCTGATTAATATGAAATGCTAAATTAAATGATTGTTATGTATTCTTATTTGTTGGGTTATTGATATCACAAATTGTAACCATGTCAGTCACCATCACAATCTTTTGGTGAAAGCATACATATATTCTTTTTGACCTCAACCAATTGCAATGATGATAAAACTGTTATAATATCTGTCCTaaacataatataattatgattaCGTGACTGTATTTCAGATAAGGCATCCTATGTGCTGTCGATCCGTGACCACGACATCAAGACAGCTGATGCTTGTGTGAAACACTATAGAATTCGTAAGATGGACAATGGCGGGTTCTACATCAGCCCACGTCGAACTTTCAAAAGCATGCTACAACTCATCGATCATTACCAGTGTAagtataaatagaggttacacaacgagtggttgttggatatggaatttatttcacacaagtaagttattttttaaaagttacaaaagacacgagctttagcgagtgttttttgcaacttttaaaaaataacttacgagtgtgaaataaattccatatccaacaatttcgagtcgtgtaacctgtttctaccacaataatatcggctggaatcaaagggaaacgtggccaagtataatttcgcatatgcaaataaagtgtatcggtgacgtccgggacccggtgatgtgacatcattagattattgatgacgtcaataacaattgcagcttgggtcaaagttcaccgtgttagccaatcaaaatgcgtacagagtttataccatgtgtggtataaacagattgttaatcaacagctgtaatgattaactgatggtctgagagttgaataacacggggtattgtggtagaagaGAAAATAATTAAGGTTTAATTGGAAGGATGCTGTGCTGGACAGGTATATGGGAAACTAAAACTGAgtgtacatgtaacttattaAATATGGGCTTATGTATTAAAAGCTAAGATGAATTATTTTTGAATACATGATcttttcaaattatatattgGTAGGAAGGAAATATGAGTCAAGATTCAAAATAGTTTCAGTGTGTGAAAACAGATTTAAACATTCAAGTCAAGggacatgtgatatgtatgtcCAAGGGGAGTAATTCTGAGTAAATTTCGGaaacatatcatcatcatcatcactgaAATTTTGTCTGTCATTGTTAATTTTACTTACataattgtacattgtatgtgctATTCATATCATGTTAGACTAAGTCATAAACATGCAGGTGAGCTGTTCAGGATAATACTTTACACCTCTGGTATGTTGAGAATAGTAAACGGCCACTGATTGATGGTGTAGCATTCCAGCATTAACTTAGTTTGGATGAAGAATTAAACTTTTTTCGCTAACAATCAATGATTGTCTGTCAGTACTGTTAAAGTTTTCATGTTTATTGTctaatgaaaattaaaacaaaatgttgttgTTGATAGTGCATAACAGTATTATTAACAAAATCTGAATGTCTAATCTTTTAACTATCTGCAGCTGTTGGTGATGGACTGTGTTGTCAGCTAGGAGAAGCTTGTCCAAAGATCCGCCCCATGGTGCAGTTCCGAGAGCTTGAGGTCTCTAGAGAATCAGTAAAACTCATCAAGAAGCTTGGAAGTGGTTGCTTTGGTGATGTCCATGCAGGTAAAGTTGATTGAAGCGCCTATAATTACTAGCCAGTCTTTAATGATATTAAGTGTGAAATAATGAAGTTAACCTAATACAAATACTTTATGTTGAAGAGAGATCCTAGAGTCAGACTCTCATTTGATCAATGTAGAGTGTTAAATACACTGTGTTGTATAGTTGCTGAAGGGCACAAccagtatacatatatttttgctTTTGTTAAATTCCAACTGCTGTTGTCTTTATGGTCTATAAAATACAGGAAgagattttattacatttttaccagtgaaatatcaaaaattattcattctataaaagtgatatttttcactagtgaagaatatcatatttttcactagtgaaaaatatcacttttgctgatttgaccaatcaaattaatgattagaaaataccaaaataattgaccaatcagaaagcccgacatatatgtcggcACCTGGACAAGGGaaaatactttttttgtttacaaattatcactgtagtcctagttagcatacggggtagggttttcgttgataaaaaatgtaataaacagaatatctaacagtgtcttcagtaaaaccaaacatatttcactcgtgaggctaatattttgatatttttgactCGTGCTGTGCACTcgtggaaaatatcaaaatattagccccactcgtgaaatatatttggtattactgaagacactgttggatatcctctatatattttggCATCTCTTCAACGATcaataaacattgatataattttgaTGTATTAGAAGTTAGAATCTATAGGATAGTTAATGATTAATTTCTAAACGAACATTTATCTTAAAATGATAGGAAGATGGAGAAATACTGTGGACGTGGCTGTTAAAACACTTAAGCCAGGTGCCATGACACCCCAGGACTTCCTGCAGGAGGCTAAGCTTATGCACAAGTTGCGACATCGTAAACTGGTTCAGCTGCTGGCTGTGTGCTCCACCACAGAGCCTCTGTGGATAATCACAGAACTTATGGTCAATGGGGCTCTGCTGGACTACCTCAGGAAGGATGAAGGAAAACATATAGGATTCCCAGTCCTAGTGGATATAGCCGCACAGGTAAGTGGCAGACAGGGTTATAGCCATTGAATAAAAAGTAGGTTTCTTCTGCATTAATTTGCTTCAAGATATGATGTGAGCATGAAATGGATTAAGCTTCAGTGCCGGAATGTGCCTTGAAAAAGCTCAACATCTCAGTTTTCCAAGACCAGTATGGCACAATTTGAACATATTCACAGCCAAAATCTACTGGCTAGAGTTTTGGTTAAAATTCAAGTTTAGTTTCATTTCCAATAAAGCAGGATTGTGGGAAGTTATGTTTTACAAACATGTAGTTGTTGGTGATATATTGGATGATTTTGTTCTCAGATTGCTGATGGTATGGCGTACCTGGAGAGGGAAAACTTCGTTCACAGAGACCTAAGGGCTGCCAATATTCTTGTTGGGGAGAGTAATGAAGTGAAAGTGGCAGATTTCGGACTGGCCAGGCTCATACAGGAAGATATATATGAAGCTCAAGAACGTAAACACACTTTGTCTACTTTAAACTTTAGTTTTCATCTTGATACTTATTACTATTCGTCAAATCTTGTTGAAAACACAGATAAATTAGGTATTAATTAAAAGGACTGTCAAGaatgttgatacaaaatttACACTGGCTAAAATACCGTCAGGTAACATTGTTTCCATACCTGAAATGTATACTTGATAGTGTTCTAGTGCCTTACAGTTTCATACCATTACAAATGTAATTCCTAATGTCAATTTTagatttataaaaaagaaacaaatatagTTGCTGTTACTCACTGTGTTTGTAAGTGACAACACAGGTACAGAATAGGGAGCTTTCTTGCATGCTCTCAACCTCGGGCACAAGGGATAAAGATAATCTCCTCCCACAGCAAAATGGGATATCttctcttttttcttttttttttttttcatttctgacTAGTTTTCATTTTATGATAATAAATTGAAAATCCCTTACTTATGACATTGGTGTTAGTATGTTTGGAGAATTCTATAAAGATTTCCTACATTACAGATACAAAATTCCCAATAAAGTGGACTGCTCCTGAAGCTGCCTTTGACAGGAAGTTCAGCATAAAGTCTGACGTGTGGTCGTTTGGAGTCCTCCTTTATGAAATCCTCACATTTGGCAGAGTGCCTTATCCAGGTAATAACTAAACCCATTACATTTATGAGCGCCTTGtccaggtaattatatataataataactaAACCTGTTACATTAATTAACACTCTTTCCAGGTAATAACTAAACCCATTACATTAATGAGTGCGTTATCCAGGTAATAACTAAACCCATTACAATGATGAGTTCTTTATCCAGGTAATGATTAAACCCATTACATTAATGAGTTCTTTATCCAGGTAATAACTAAACCCATTACATTAATGAGTTCTTTATCCAGGTAATAACTAAACCCATTACATTAATGAGTTCTTTATCCAGGTAATAACTAAACCCATTACATTAATGAGTTCTTTATCCAGGTAATAACTAAACCCATTACATTAATGAGTTCTTTATCCAGGTAATAACTAAACCCATTACATTAATGAGTTCTTTATCCAGGTAATAACTAAACCCATTACATTAATGAGTTCTTTATCCAGGTAATAACTAAACCCATTACATCAATGAGTTCTTTATCCAGGTAATAACTAAACCCATTACATTACACCAATTAAACCAATTAGttaacaaattattaatcaAACATTCAGTCAGTTACACTTTGGTTTAAATACCAAATAGAGATTGTAGTAGGTATATATAAAAGAATCCACGGTCCAACAATTGTGGTGAATCTACTCTGACCTACAGTTCTAGTTGTATATtcttattaatattttgatatggaaTTACAAATATTGTGGTAAGGAGAGTGTCTGTCCATCAACAATACGGTTTCTGTAAAAGCATATGAAATCCTCCCATACAGTTCAATTTCTATGAAACCTGGTGAGCATATACAGAATACAGACGAGGTCGTTGGAACAAAATCTGCAAATGTATAAATTAGCATACTGTGCGGTTATATCAGTCAGTACTTTCCACACAATTGCTATTAAACCTATTACATTTAAACTTTGtcaatattcaaaatttgagaaagatctttACATATTAATTACTTAGTATATTGCACCCTGTTGAGTTGAGATTTATGCTCTGACAGTAACTTATAATTAATGCAATGTATCACCAGATTTTGATGAATTaaatagtatatatgtataaagataaAGGAAAGTTCAAATTTGAGTGAAATCTGTCTAATTACCACTACAGCAGCATGTAGACATACACAGATTGtaaacaatattattattaacCGATTCATTGCGCATCTATACAATACTCATACACACACCATTATTTATTGTACAATACTCATACACACACCATTATTTATTGTACAATACTCATACACACACCATTATTTATTGTACAATACTCATACACACACCATTATTTATTGTACAATACTCATACACACACCATTATTTATTGTACAATACTCATACACACACCATTATTTATTGTACAGTACTCCTACACACACCATTATTTATTGTACAATACTCATACACACACCATTATTTATTGTACAGTACTCCTACACACACCATTATTTATTGTACAATACTCATACACACACCATTATTTATTGTACAATACTCATACACGCACCATTATTTATTGTACAATACTCATACACACACCATTATTTATTGTTGATCAATACAAATGTCTCCTTCAGGAATGAATGGTCATGAAGTGCTAAGTAAAGTAGAGAAGGGCTACCGGATGCCCAAGATGACAGGAGGACCGGTGTCCTGTCCAGATCCTTACTATGAAATCATGCTCAGCTGTTGGAAGCGAACCCCGGAAACCAGGCCGACTTTTGTGTATCTACAGGACTTCTTTGATAACTTCTTTGTATCAGCAGAAACCCCATACAAAGAGTCCGGGGATATGTAGATTACTGTAGATCGAGGGGTGGCTCTGAACAGGAGGCATTTGTTACACCAACTGAGAAAGTGACATTTAGGGAATTAATCTAAGTCactgaaatgtgttttatatttatctgATGAAGTACCCTACCTAACAGGGAACTGTGATAGCTTTTCAGGTTGTagattatatgatatatgtacatgttgaaGCATAAAATGTTTAAGAAAGGCTAATTCTGACATCATTTCTAGGGTGAAAAAGTATATAGTTCTATGTAGAAATATCGTTAAGGATATACTGAACAGAAACTGATATGCTGAACAGAAACAGTGATATACTGAACAGAAACAGTTTGGTGGAATGAGTCTAATCAAAATCAGCATGTGCATATTAAATTCATCTGTATATAGACTAATGGTATGCTATTTTGCTCCCAGTGAACTGGAGATAATAACATGGTATGAAATATAACTGGTATTTCTTATACACTCAGTCTAGTaacaggtaacatacatgtccaatttttttttaacctggAAGTGTTACCTCTGTAAGCtaatttttttctggaaaaatAATCCAGATTTGTAAGcttcaattaaaacattttagtATGCAAAGTACGGTTGCTAATAATTAGTTTAGAGGATTTTTACCCAACTGGGCCTCAATAGAAAAATATGTCTTTTAAGTCAATGGTTACTGGTATAGACATATAGGTCAATGCCATGCAATATTTAAATAGAACAAA from the Pecten maximus chromosome 4, xPecMax1.1, whole genome shotgun sequence genome contains:
- the LOC117325130 gene encoding tyrosine-protein kinase SRK2-like isoform X1, translated to MGQCLSDPERPPTRQPPPVNEVDNQAVSLHVNDVNVVINSTSPVRPLPPPPPTRGYFQHSRESNTVRALYDFDAINDDDLSFKKGDRLEVEESSQNCDWWMARHMTTGQTGYIPSNYVCKDDNTPQAQDWWYNVDRKEGEKQLMLPGNATGTFLVRESADKASYVLSIRDHDIKTADACVKHYRIRKMDNGGFYISPRRTFKSMLQLIDHYQSVGDGLCCQLGEACPKIRPMVQFRELEVSRESVKLIKKLGSGCFGDVHAGRWRNTVDVAVKTLKPGAMTPQDFLQEAKLMHKLRHRKLVQLLAVCSTTEPLWIITELMVNGALLDYLRKDEGKHIGFPVLVDIAAQIADGMAYLERENFVHRDLRAANILVGESNEVKVADFGLARLIQEDIYEAQEHTKFPIKWTAPEAAFDRKFSIKSDVWSFGVLLYEILTFGRVPYPGMNGHEVLSKVEKGYRMPKMTGGPVSCPDPYYEIMLSCWKRTPETRPTFVYLQDFFDNFFVSAETPYKESGDM
- the LOC117325130 gene encoding tyrosine-protein kinase SRK2-like isoform X2, which translates into the protein MGQCLSDPERPPTRQPPPVNEVDNQAVSLHVNDVNVVINSTSPVRPLPPPPPTRESNTVRALYDFDAINDDDLSFKKGDRLEVEESSQNCDWWMARHMTTGQTGYIPSNYVCKDDNTPQAQDWWYNVDRKEGEKQLMLPGNATGTFLVRESADKASYVLSIRDHDIKTADACVKHYRIRKMDNGGFYISPRRTFKSMLQLIDHYQSVGDGLCCQLGEACPKIRPMVQFRELEVSRESVKLIKKLGSGCFGDVHAGRWRNTVDVAVKTLKPGAMTPQDFLQEAKLMHKLRHRKLVQLLAVCSTTEPLWIITELMVNGALLDYLRKDEGKHIGFPVLVDIAAQIADGMAYLERENFVHRDLRAANILVGESNEVKVADFGLARLIQEDIYEAQEHTKFPIKWTAPEAAFDRKFSIKSDVWSFGVLLYEILTFGRVPYPGMNGHEVLSKVEKGYRMPKMTGGPVSCPDPYYEIMLSCWKRTPETRPTFVYLQDFFDNFFVSAETPYKESGDM